In Sorghum bicolor cultivar BTx623 chromosome 10, Sorghum_bicolor_NCBIv3, whole genome shotgun sequence, one genomic interval encodes:
- the LOC8061532 gene encoding protein NRT1/ PTR FAMILY 3.1 produces the protein MAMEETSKITGRKKGGLRTMPFIFANEVAEKLAVVGFSTNMLTYLTTQLHMPLAKAATTLTNFGGTSAATPLIGAFLADACIGRFWTIAAASVVYQVGMALLTVSAALPQFRPPPCKPGGAVTCQEAAPWQLAVLYVSLLLNAVGAGGYRPCIVAFGADQFDESRAAERARSWGFFNWYYFCNGASMLLAVTAVVYVQDNVGWGWGLGVPAFCMGVSVAAFVAGYPMYRRLEPAGSPFTRLAQVVVAAVKKRRLPAADVVPARLYENDDLDAPISMYGKLVHTDQLSFFDRAAIVTDGDMVTQTDADSGKPSAAPVPNPWRLSTVHRVEELKSVIRMGPIWAAGILVITGSSTQHTFSLQQASTMDRRLAPGLSTFQIPAGSMTVFALLAMLLTLFLYDRVLVRVARRFTGLDRGISFLHRMGVGFAISVVATLVAGFVERHRRDAAAAVAGATDAGTSPLSAYWLVPQYALHGVAEAFTSVGHLEFMYDQAPESMRSTATALFWLSISLGSYASTLLVDAVHHWSAGPGGANWLPDNINHGRLDYFYWVVTMLQVMNLIYYAICAKRFRYKPVQLHKKEEEESGKALVELQEKV, from the exons ATGGCCATGGAGGAAACGAGCAAGATAACGGGCAGGAAGAAGGGTGGTCTTAGAACAATGCCCTTCATCTTCG CCAACGAGGTGGCGGAGAAGCTCGCCGTGGTGGGCTTCTCGACCAACATGCTGACGTACCTCACCACGCAGCTGCACATGCCGCTGGCGAAGGCCGCCACCACGCTCACCAACTTCGGCGGCACCTCCGCCGCGACGCCCCTCATCGGCGCCTTCCTCGCCGACGCCTGCATCGGCCGCTTCTGGACCATCGCTGCCGCCTCCGTCGTCTACCAAGTC GGCATGGCGCTCCTGACGGTGTCAGCGGCGCTGCCGCAGTTCCGCCCTCCGCCGTGCAAGCCCGGCGGCGCGGTGACGTGCCAGGAGGCGGCGCCGTGGCAGCTGGCGGTGCTGTACGTGTCCCTGCTCCTCAACGCGGTGGGCGCCGGCGGGTACCGCCCCTGCATCGTGGCGTTCGGGGCGGACCAGTTCGACGAGTCGCGGGCGGCGGAGCGCGCCCGGAGCTGGGGCTTCTTCAACTGGTACTACTTCTGCAACGGCGCGTCCATGCTGCTGGCCGTCACGGCGGTGGTGTACGTGCAGGACAACGTGGGCTGGGGCTGGGGCCTCGGCGTGCCGGCCTTCTGCATGGGCGTCTCCGTCGCCGCCTTCGTGGCCGGGTACCCCATGTACCGGAGGCTGGAGCCCGCGGGGAGCCCGTTCACGCGGCTCGCGCAGGTGGTCGTCGCCGCCGTCAAGAAGCGCCGGCTGCCGGCGGCGGACGTCGTCCCCGCGAGGCTGTACGAGAACGACGACCTCGACGCGCCCATCTCCATGTACGGCAAGCTTGTGCACACGGATCAGCTCAG CTTCTTTGACCGCGCGGCGATCGTCACCGACGGCGACATGGTCACGCAGACGGACGCCGACTCCGGCAAGCCGTCGGCGGCCCCCGTCCCGAACCCGTGGCGCCTGAGCACGGTGCACCGCGTGGAGGAGCTCAAGTCCGTGATCCGCATGGGGCCTATCTGGGCGGCGGGCATCCTGGTGATCACGGGTTCATCGACGCAGCACACCTTCTCCCTGCAGCAGGCGAGCACCATGGACCGCCGCCTGGCGCCGGGCCTGTCCACGTTCCAGATCCCGGCGGGGTCCATGACCGTCTTCGCGCTGCTCGCCATGCTCCTCACCCTGTTCCTCTACGACCGCGTGCTCGTCCGCGTGGCGCGCCGCTTCACGGGGCTGGACCGCGGCATCTCCTTCCTGCACCGCATGGGCGTCGGCTTCGCCATCAGCGTGGTCGCCACCCTGGTGGCCGGCTTCGTGGAGCGGCACCGCAGggacgccgcggcggcggtggccggcGCCACGGACGCCGGCACGTCCCCGCTGTCGGCCTACTGGCTGGTGCCGCAGTACGCGCTGCACGGCGTGGCCGAGGCCTTCACCTCCGTGGGGCACCTCGAGTTCATGTACGACCAGGCGCCCGAGAGCATGCGCAGCACGGCGACGGCGCTCTTctggctctccatctcgctgggAAGCTACGCCAGCACGCTGCTGGTGGACGCCGTGCACCACTGGAGCGCAGGCCCCGGCGGCGCCAACTGGCTGCCGGACAACATCAATCACGGCAGGCTGGACTACTTTTACTGGGTCGTCACCATGCTGCAGGTCATGAACTTGATATACTACGCCATTTGTGCCAAGCGGTTCAGGTACAAGCCAGTGCAGCTCCATAAGAAAGAGGAGGAAGAAAGCGGCAAGGCACTTGTGGAGCTGCAAGAGAAGGTTTGA